DNA from Methanomicrobia archaeon:
ATCGCCTCCAGAAGCGATTCTCGGCCTGTTCCTGAAGGAGGACACGTAGCATGAGTAACGTCAAAAATATGAAACGAAATAATAATCGTACTCTACAACGAACGAAAAAAGAGAAATGCTTAAATAGCATGATGCTCTCACCGTGGTACAAGATAATAATTCACAAATGATAAAAAAGCGAGACGGAAAAAAATTATCGAAAAATGAAAACGAGAGGTATCGCTCACCTCGCGTTCACGGGTTACGAGTCCCTGGTCTTCTAAAACGGATTAGTTACCAAACTGCGGCGCCAGCAACCTTCTTTCCTGCGTCAGCACCCGGAGTAATTACATAAATCTCTCGTACATCAATGACCACTGCGGATTTCGGCGCTGCTTTGGCACCCTTCTGTCGAGTCATCGTTACTGCTTCATCGAATATCGCGCCAGACGTCTCGATTCGCGCCGTACCCTTAAATTGGTACCCCTTTTTGGTCTCGGGATCCCACACCGAAACCGCGATATGCGGATTGGTAAGTAAGTTCGTTTTGGTCTTATTCAAATAGAAATCGCCAAGTATGAGCTGGTTCTTTGAGAGTACTTTCGCATAGGCCATCGGAACGACATTTGGTATTCCCTCCTCGGTAGCCGTTGCTATCACCCAACTGTGCGTTTTTGCAATAACATCTTCCATCTCTTCTGTTATTTTCACTTCTTCTTCTCTCTTCTTCTCCTCAAGCTCGGCAACACGTCCAAAATGTGATTCTTTTTTAGCACTCATTTTTTTTCACCTCCTAGTTATTATATCACCTCACCCTACTCTGATAGGTACCTAAGGCCGCAAACTATATAAAAATTGCGCATAATGAGGGGTTGTAAATGAACTCAAGGCAGGGGCACTGGATCTTTTGTGCACCCGTCCTGACGCGTACTGCACACGGTGCTTCACGATCCCGAAGTGAGGCTAAGCGTTCGGAAACAGGCACACAAGAGACTAGTTAGTTAGATAAGGCGAGCATCCGCTCGATGGGTTTTCGCGCTTTCTCCATGATCTCGGGGGGTAGCACGACTTCGGGCTGCTCCTGCTCTAACGCTGTCTCTATCTTCTCCAACGTGCACATCTTCATCTGCGGGCAGACCGCAGTGCTAGAGACAGGATAAAATTTCTTGCCCGCCGCTTCTGTTTCCAGCCGATGCAAAAGTCCGATCTCAGTACCGATTATAAACTCCTCGTAATCCGATTCCTTAGCTATCTTTACCATACCACTGGTGGACGCGATGTAATCCGCTCGGTCCTGCACCTCAGGGACGCACTCGGGATGAACCAGTATCTTCGCCTTTGGATGCGCTTCCTTCGCCTTCACGAGGTCTTCGAGCGAGATTTGATGATGCGTCGGGCAATTGCCGTGCTCAGGCACGGGAATGATCTTCTTCGTCGTGCTCTTCTGCGCGTAATACGCCAGGTTGCGATCCGGCCCAAACAATATGATCTGAGCGTCCATTGCCCGAACGACTTCCCGCACGTTCGCCGAGGTGCAGATGCAGTCAGCAAGCGCCTTACTATCCGCAAGGGTGTTCACATACAGGAGCACGCTGGCATCGGGATGCGCGCGCTTCGCCGCACGGAGAAAGTCCTGTGGCAATTGCTGCGCCATCGGGCAGATCGCACAGACATCCGGATTAATAACTTTCTTATGAGGATTTAATATTGCTGCCGTCTCTGCCATGAAATCTACGCCGCAAAAGACGATTATATCCGCATTTGTATCCATTGCTTTCTGTGCAAGCTCTAAGGAATCCCCAACAAACTCCGCGATATCCTGCACCTCCGCTCGTTCGTAGTTATGCGCTAAAATAATCGCGTTCTTCTTCCCCTTTAGCTCCTCTATTCGCTCTTTCCCCATGACCGCACCACACATTATCCTAACGTTGATAATAAAAATACTATAAGGTTTCCTCACCTTCTTGAGATCAACAAATTAAGCAACGGGAAGGGCGCTATGAAAGGAACCTACGTGCTCATTATCGAGAACCATGTAGATACGGAGCTGAGAATAGGCAGAATAGGACATATACCGTTTAAAAAAGGCTTTTACGCCTATGTTGGCTCGGCACTTGCAGGCTTAGAGCAGCGGATAGGGAGGCACCGGCGCGACCTTGGCAACAACAAGAAGCTGCACTGGCACATCGATTATCTTCTCGCGAGCCCTGCAGTGGAGCTAAAGGAAGTGGTATGCGCGGAAACCGAGGCGCGAAAAGAATGCGAAATCGCCATGAACCTGAATCAGCAGTTAGAGTCCATTCCCAAATTTGGCTGCTCAGATTGCTCCTGTACCAGCCATCTGTTCTTCTGTAACGACGGGGCTGAACTCAAAGAGCGCGTTTACAGCAGCTTTCAGTCCGCAGCAGTAAATTTCCGCGCGACGAGGATAAAACCCGTATGAGCGACCATGCGGTGTTCCGGCCGTATACTTCTCCCTTTTACCTCCCAGCCGCGCATACTAAGCTCATGTATTCCTATAAGACGAAAGCTCTCCGCATACTTCAACTCCAGCCGTTTCGCAAGCTTATAGATCTGTAGCACCGTAGGGTTGTAGCAGAGGAGGATTCCACCGTTCCTTAGCGATCCGTCTATATGTTTCAGCGCTCGCCAGGGCTCTTGAAGGTCTAATACTATCCGGTCCAAATCGTGCTCCCCGATGCCTTCGTAAACGTCTTTATCCTTCACTACCAACTCGCCTGAACCGACTCTTCCCGCATTCGCTACCGCGTCGAAGAAGGTCTCTATGTTGCTCTGTGCGACCTCTGCGAAGTCCTTTCGCCGCTCGTATGAGATTACTTTTCCCGTTTGGCCAACAGCACGGAGCAACGCCATTGTCAGCGCTCCTGAGCCTATCCCCGCCTCCAACACCGTCGCACCGGGGAAGATGTCGGCAAGCATCAAAATAGCCGCGATGTCCTTTGGGTATATTATCTGCGAACCTTTCCGCATCTTCG
Protein-coding regions in this window:
- a CDS encoding pyridoxamine 5'-phosphate oxidase family protein; this encodes MSAKKESHFGRVAELEEKKREEEVKITEEMEDVIAKTHSWVIATATEEGIPNVVPMAYAKVLSKNQLILGDFYLNKTKTNLLTNPHIAVSVWDPETKKGYQFKGTARIETSGAIFDEAVTMTRQKGAKAAPKSAVVIDVREIYVITPGADAGKKVAGAAVW
- the nadA gene encoding quinolinate synthase NadA, which encodes MCGAVMGKERIEELKGKKNAIILAHNYERAEVQDIAEFVGDSLELAQKAMDTNADIIVFCGVDFMAETAAILNPHKKVINPDVCAICPMAQQLPQDFLRAAKRAHPDASVLLYVNTLADSKALADCICTSANVREVVRAMDAQIILFGPDRNLAYYAQKSTTKKIIPVPEHGNCPTHHQISLEDLVKAKEAHPKAKILVHPECVPEVQDRADYIASTSGMVKIAKESDYEEFIIGTEIGLLHRLETEAAGKKFYPVSSTAVCPQMKMCTLEKIETALEQEQPEVVLPPEIMEKARKPIERMLALSN
- a CDS encoding DUF123 domain-containing protein, with the protein product MKGTYVLIIENHVDTELRIGRIGHIPFKKGFYAYVGSALAGLEQRIGRHRRDLGNNKKLHWHIDYLLASPAVELKEVVCAETEARKECEIAMNLNQQLESIPKFGCSDCSCTSHLFFCNDGAELKERVYSSFQSAAVNFRATRIKPV
- a CDS encoding tRNA (adenine-N1)-methyltransferase gives rise to the protein MVNRVKEGELVHLLDRKGRRYTLSLKTGASFSFRHGTIVHDEIIGVEDGSVVKSNYGEKFLVFRPTLAEYIAKMRKGSQIIYPKDIAAILMLADIFPGATVLEAGIGSGALTMALLRAVGQTGKVISYERRKDFAEVAQSNIETFFDAVANAGRVGSGELVVKDKDVYEGIGEHDLDRIVLDLQEPWRALKHIDGSLRNGGILLCYNPTVLQIYKLAKRLELKYAESFRLIGIHELSMRGWEVKGRSIRPEHRMVAHTGFILVARKFTAAD